The Stenotrophomonas indicatrix DNA segment TGGAACACACCGTCGGCATTGACCGCGAACACCCTGCGCCAATCCGCGTCGCTGGTATCCACGACCTCGCCGACATGCAACACGCCAGCCACGCTGGCCGCGAGCATGATCGGCCCCACCGTGGCATCCACCTGTTCGATCAGCGCGTCCACCGCCGCACCGTCGGTAACGTCCAGTGCGAAAGCCTGCACGCGCCCATCGCCGGTCGCCAGCGCAGGCCGCTCACGATCGGTTGCCACGACCCGGCATCCTGCGTCCAGCAGCTGCCCCACCAGCACCGCGCCGATACCGCCGGCTGCGCCGGTCACCAGCGCCACATTTCCTTCAAAACCGGTCAACTGCACGTTGCATTCTCCTGTTGCCTGTCCCACTGCTGCAGGCGCGCCGACAACCAGGGTGCCAGCAGTGCCACAGCATCGCGGCCAGTCAGTTCGGCGTGCAGGAACGGCAGCTCGATGGCATCCACCTGCAGCGCATGGGCCTTCCACAGTGCGGACTGCAACTGCGGCCGTGCCTGATGATCGCGTCCGGCGCGTACATGCGCCAGCGTTCCCACGAAGGGTCGGTGCTGGTGTTCGCGGATCAGTCGATTGGTTCCGGTCACCGCCCGTACCACGCCGTCGAGCACCACCTCGGGCAGGCTGCCCAGCGCGCTGCCACCGCGCCGCAGGAAGGCGAGGATGCGCGCGCGGTCGTCCAGTTCCGGATGTGCGTCCGGGTCATGTCCGGCGATGGCCAACAGCGCCCGCAGCGCCGCGATCGGGTCGGGCTCCGGTTCGGCACGCCAGCATTCGCTGGGATAGGCATCGAGCAGCACCAGTTCGCCGACCTCGCGGCCGATGTCATGCAGGCGCACCGCCATCGCCTGCGCAAGGATGCCGCCCACCGACCAGCCGAGCAGATGGATCGGCCCCTGCGGCTGCAGCGTGATCACCCGCTGCACATAGTCATTGGCCATGGCCTCGATGCTTCCCGGCAGGGGTTGCGTGGGATCGAGCGCCGGTGATTGCAGCCCGTACACCGCGCGCATTGGCTGCAGCGCCCGCGCAAGCGCGCGATAGTTCCATGCAATGCCCCCGGCCGGGTGCAGCACGAACAAGGGCGCCACGGTTGGCTCGTCGGACGCAGACAGCGCAATCACCGGGCCCAACGCGTGATCGGCATGTGCGGGCGGCTCGGCAATGCGTGCCGCCAGCGCGGCAACGGTTGGCTGCGCGAACAGCGCGCCGAGACCCAGCTCGCAACGCCAGCGCTGCTCGATGGCCAGCAGCAGATGCACAGCCGACAGCGAGTCGCCGCCGAGACTGAAGAAATCCACATCGACGGCCACCGGCGCTTCACGTCCCAGCGCTTGCGCGAACAGCCCGGCCAGTTCCTGCTCCAGCGGCGTGCGCGGTGCCTGCCCCGCGACCTCCTGCTGCGGCGGCTTCGGCAGCGCAGCCCGATCCAGCTTGCCATTGGCAGTCACCGGCCACTGATCCACGCCCATGAACGCAGACGGCACCATGTAGTCCGGCACCCGCGTCAGCAGATGACTGCGCAGCACCGCTGCATCGGCATAGGTCGACGGCACATAGGCGACCAGTCGTGCCTCGCCAGGAAGATCATCGCGCAACAGCACTTCCACCCGGTCAATGCCAGGCAGCTCGCGCAACGCCGCTTCGATTTCGCCAAGCTCGATGCGCAGGCCGCGCAGTTTCACCTGATGGTCGCTGCGCCCGAGGTACTCGACAGCACCATCGGCACGCCAGCGCGCCACGTCGCCAGTACGATAGATGCGCTCCCCCGGCAGGAACGGATCAGCCAGAAAGCGCTCGGCCGTCAGGTCGTCGCGGCCGAGGTAGCCGCGCGCCAACTGCACACCGCCGAGGTAAAGGTCACCTGCCACGCCCACCGGCACGGGCTGCATCCGTGCGTCCAGCACATACAGGCGGGTGTTCCAGACCGGAAAACCGATCGGCACCGGGCGCGAGCGGTCATCGGCCGACGCCGGCCACCAGCTCACATCCACAGCAGCTTCGGTCGGCCCGTACAGGTTGTGCAGTTCAGATTGCAATCTCGCGTGGAAGCGATCACGCAGGGCGGCATCCAGCGCCTCGCCACTGGTGAACACCCGCCGTAGCTGCAGGTCCTGTGAGGCCGGTGCAGCCAGGAACGCATCCAGCATCGAGGGTACGAAATGTGCGGTGGTGACGCCATGCACGCGGATCAATCGCGCCAGCTCGGTCGGGTCGCGGTGTGCGTCCGGCCCCGCCAACACCAGCGTCGCGCCGCACAGCAGTGGCAGGAAGAATTCCCAGACCGATACGTCGAAGGTAGCCGGGGTCTTCTGCAGAATCCGGTCGTCGGCGCCGATGTCGTAGTGCTCGCGCATCCACAGCAGGCGATTGACGATGGCGCGGTGTTCGATCACCACGCCCTTGGGCTCGCCAGTCGAACCGGAGGTATAGATCACATAGGCCGCATCGTCGCCCATCGGGCCCGGCCAGGGTGCGGCGAAGCTCACATCGGTCCACTGCTCCGGCGGCAGCACCGGTACGTCTGCCAACCAGGATTGCACGTCGGGCTCTGCCAGCACACAGACGGGCTGCGCCGATGCCAGGATGCGCGCCAGTCGCTCAGCCGGATGGGCGAGGTCCAGTGGCAGGTACGCGCCGCCTGCACGCAGTACCGCCAGCAGCGCCACCACCAGTTCCAGCGAACGCGGCAGCGCTACGGCGACGATGGTGCCCGCGCCCACGCCCAGCGAACGCAGCTGCGCGGCCAGTGCGAAGCTGCGCGCCTCCAGCGTGGCATGGTCCAGCGTCGTATCGCCGAACACCAGCGCCGGTGCCGACGGATCACGGTCCATGCCCTGCTGCAGCAGTTCGACCAGGGTGGTGTCAGGCAGCGGATGGGCGGTGGCATTGAAGCCATGCAGGACCTGCTTGGATTCTTCCGGCGTGGCCAGCGGCACCGCCGCGATGTCTTCGGCCTGCAGCGCCGCCGACACGAAATGCAGCAACCGCCGGGCATGCGCCTTCACCTCGTGCAGATCGTACAGGGCGGGGTTCGCTTCAATCTCCAGATCCAGCAGGGTCTGTCCATCGCCACGGAAGCCCAGTGTCAAATCGTCCACCGGCCCGGTGCTCAGCACCTCCAGCGAGGCCTGCACACCCGGCAGCGCCAGCGGCTTGTAGAAGGGCTGTACGTTGATCAACGGCCCATGCAGGCGGTGCTGTGCGCCGACCAGCCCAAGGTCACGACGCAACTGCTCGCCACGGTAGCGGCCATGCTTGCGGCCCTGGCTAAGCTGGCGCCCGATGCGCCGGCAGAATTCCTCGACGCTGTCCCCGCCGCCCGCCACCCGCAGCGGCAACACGTTCATCACCATCGCCGGCACCCGCGCCGCGACGCTGCCCAGCCGCGCCATGTAGGGCACGCCGAGCACGACTTCCCCGGACGCGCTCATGCGGCGCACATACTCGGCGGCCAATGCAGCGAGCACATCCGGCCACGGCTGCAGCCACGATGCCGAAACCTGCAGCAGGCGCTCGCGGAGGACGCGGTCCACCGGCTGCACCCAACGCACGGCATCGTCACTGGCAGCGGCGGTTCCGGCCAGGCCGGTGGAGGCCGGCGCGCCCTGCAGTGCCTGCAGCCACCACTGCCTGTCGGCGTCGCGGCGCGCATCGCTGCGGTAGCTGGCATCGTCGGCCAGCACGCCCGCCAGCGCTGGCAACGCGCTACCGGTGCGGCCCGCATACAGTGCGCATACACGGTCAGTAAACAGCGCCATGCCATAGCCATCGGTGGCCAGGTGATGCACGCGCAGGTACCAGGCCCAGCGCTGGCCGCCCAGGTTGAACAGCACCTGCTGGCTCAGTCGGTCGCGGGTCGGATCAACTACGCTGGAGCGATCGGCCTGCATCGCGGCGCGTGCCGTCTGCTGCGGATCGGCCGCAGCAGCAACATCGCGCAGCTGCAGTGATGGCACCCGCGTGGATTCATGCCATTGCACCGGCTGGCCGTCCTCGGCCTCGGCGAAACGCAAGGCCAGCGCCTCGGCCTCGGCCGCGGCCTGATTGGCGGCGGCAGTGAACGCCACTACATCCAACGGACCCTCGATCCACACCGCATGCGCGGTATTGAATGCAGGGTTTTCCGGTGCAAGCCGCTGGGCAAACCACAGCCCGGCCTGCGCCTCGGTCAGCGGCAGCGGCGATCCGTTCATGCCGTCTGCGAAGCCTGCAGCTGCTGCACCACCGCCCACCATTGGCGCAGCGTGGTGTGTTCGGCCAGCTGCGAGAACTCCAGTGGCAGCCCGGTGTTGCCCCAGGCCAGCACCAGTCCCAGCATGCGCATCGAATCCAGGTCCAGATCGATCAGGTTGTCATCGTCGCCGATGTCAGCCGCTTGGCAGTCCAGCACGCGGGCGACGTCGGCGCGCATGCGCTCCAGGGTCAAGGCTTCGGTCGTGGCGTTCATCACAATGCTTCCAGCAGCTGGTCGGTGGTCATCGGTACGCCGCAGGTGCGGGCGATCCAGTGCAGCGCCTGGTCATGGTCGGCGCGCGAGAAATCGGCCACGGCATCTGCCGCGATGAAGGCTTCGATGTCGCGCTGGAACGCCTCCACCGCCGTGGCGGTGCATCCGATGTGCGCGTACACGCCGGTGATCAGCAGCTGATCACGGCCACGCACGCGCATCAGCGTTTCCAGATTGCTGCGCTGGAATGCGCTGTAGCGGTGCTTGACCAGCACATGCTCGCCCGGCGCAGGTGCCAACGCGTCGATGATCGGCTCGTGGTCGGCACGACGGCCCATGCCCGGGCCCCACAGGTCTGCCTGCAGGCCGCGGTCACGGCGGTCCTGGTCGCCGTGCTGAGCGGTGTAGAACACCGGAATGCCGTGCGTGCGGCAATGTCCCAGCAGACGCGCGATGTTGTCCACCGCCGGCCGCAGCGGCGCGTTGCCAGCATCGAAGGCGGCGAGGAAGTAGCGCTGCATGTCGTGCACCAGCAAGGCAACACGATCACGCTGGGGGCGCCAGGCGCCACGCGCCTGCGGCAGTTCCGCGGCGGTCGGCAGGGAATACGGGGCAATACGGGGCAGCGCCATCAGCGCGTTCCTCCTGTCTGTTGCAGATGACGCGCACGCAGCTGCGCGCGCAGTTCGCGGCGGCTGATCTTGCCAACCGCCGTGGTATCGAAGCTGTCCACGAAAACAATCTGATCGGGCACCTTGAACGCGGCCAGGCCACGTCCACGCATCCACGCCTTCAGCGCCGGTGCCTTGATCGCCTCGCCCTGCTGGATCACGAAGGCACAGCTGCGCTCGCCCAGATAGTCGTCGGGAATGGAGACCACGGCAGCATCGAACACGCTGCCATGGGCCAGCAGATGGTCTTCGATCTCCTCGGCAGAGATCTTTTCGCCCGCCCGGTTGATGTGGTCGCCGGCACGGCCCTGCACCACCAGGTAGCCTCCGGGCAGCTGCTGCACGCGGTCACCGGTGCGATAGAAGCCATCGTCGGTGAACGAGCGCGCATTCGCCGCCGCATCGTTGTGGTAACCGCGGATGGTATACGGGCCCCGCGTGAGCAGATGGCCGACCTCGCCTTCTGCAACTGGATTATCGTGGTCATCGACCACCCGCACCTCGTCATCGACGCTGATCGGCCGCCCCTGGCAGGCCACGATCAGTTCCTGCGGATCATCCAGCCGGGTGTAGTTGACCAAGCCTTCGGCCATGCCGAACACCTGCTGCAACGTGCATCCAAGGCCATCAATGACCCGCCGTGCGGCCTCCGGCACCAGCTTGGCGCCACCAACCTGCAGGACCTGCAGGCTGGACAGATCGTGCTTGCTGGTCGCCGCCGCCTGCGCCCACAGCAGCGCCAGCGGCGGTACCAGACCGCAGCAGGTCACCTTCTCGCGCGCGATCAGCGGGAATGCCGCATCCGGGCCCGGGCCCGGGCTGAGCACCACGCGGGCGCCGGCGTACAGCGCACCGAAGAAACCCGGTGAACTCATCGGGAAGTTGTGTGCCGCTGGCAGCGCGACCAGGTACACGCTGTCGCGGTCTATACCGCAGATTTCGTTGCTGGCGCGGAACGAGTAGATGTAATCGTCATGCGTGCGCGGAATGAGCTTTGACAGCCCGGTGCTGCCACCGGAAATCTGCAAGAACGCCACCGACTGCGGATCAGGATCGGCCGGCAGCTGGCTGCGGTCGCCCTGCAGCGAGTCCAGCGCGACGAACTCGGCTGCGTCGCCATCGATCAGCACGTGGCGCACCGCCGGCACGTCCGCCTGCAGCGCGCGCGCCAGGCCCCGATGATCGAAACCCTCATGTACATCGGTACTGATGTAGGCACTGGCCTCGGCCTTGCGGGCGAAGTGGGCCAGCTCGGTGATGCGATGCGCCGGCAGGGCGTACACCGGCACCAGCCCGGCGCGGAACAGCGCGCAGATGGTGCTGATGAAACTGGCGGTGTTGCCCAGCTGCACCAACACGCGCTCCCCGGGTTGCAGGCCCAGCGCCAGCAGGCCGGCACCGATGCGCCCGGCCTCATGCCAGAGCTGCGCATAGCTCAGGCGCACATCGCCAGCCACCACCGCGATGTCATCGGCATGGCGCTCGGCGCGTTCGCGCAGGAAACCAGGGAAGGTTTCGCCGCGCCAATGACCTGCAGCCCGATAGCGCGCGACCAGCGCTTCGGGCCATCGCTGCTGCAGCGGCAGGCGGGAGTCAACGACGGACGGGGTCATGCGGATACCTCGATCAAGGGCAGCGGGTCCTGCACACCCAGTGCGTTCAGCAGCGCAGCGAACTTGGCGGCGGTCTCGGCGACCTCGGCGGCAGGCTGCGAGTCGGCGACGATGCCGGCGCCGGCATACAGGCGCAGCTGGGTGCCCTGCAGGCGCGCGCAGCGGATCGCCACATACCAGTCACCGTCCCCCTGTGCATCCAGCCAGCCCACCGCACCGGCATAGAAGCCGCGCGGCACCGGTTCCAGCGCACGGATGCGCTGCAGTGCCTGCAGCCGCGGGGTGCCGCAGACAGCCGGGGTGGGATGCAGCTCGGCCAGCAGGGTCGCCGCCGATGTGGCAGCGTCCTTCAGCGTGGCGTGGATGCGCGTTCCCAGATGCCACATGCTGGCGGTAGCGTGCAGCGCCGGGCGCGGCTGTGCCTCGATGTGGCTGCACCAGGGCGACAGGCCATCCACGATGGCTTCAACCACATGGCGGTGTTCGTCGTGATCCTTTGCCGATGCCAGCAACGCCTGCGCGGCGCGCTCGTCGGCCACCGGATCGGCACTGCGCCGGGCCGAACCGGCAAGCGGATGCGACAGTACCTGCGCACCGCGTTTGCGCAGCAGCAGCTCCGGCGTTGCGCCCACCAGCCACGCCGGCGCCTGGCCGACGTCCACCGGCAGCGGCACGGCGTAGGTCGCCACCGAAGGATCGGTGCCCAGGCGGGCCAGCAGCATTTCCGGCGACAGCGCCTGCTGCGTGTGCGCCAACAGGCTGCGCGCCAGTACCACCTTGTGCAGCGCCGGATTGGGCGTGCGCATCGCGCTGACCGCAGCGGCTACCGCTGTTGCATAGTCCTGCGCGGACGGCTCAGCGATCAGCACTCCGGCCAAAGCAGGCACTGCCTGCGACTGCACGGGCAATGCCGGCAGCAGGCGCTCGGGCTGGTACAAGGCATCATCGGCGCGCGGCTCGAACGGCACCGCGCCGACCAGCAGACCCGGGCCACCGCGCTGCTGCGCGAAGAACGTCGCCACGCGTTCGGCCAGCGTCGCCAGCGCGCCTGCCGGCAAGGGTGCGCGGCAGCCCCGCGCGTGCATCTGCTGATCGGCCTGCCGCAGCAGGAACAGCGGTGCTTCAGCGGTGGGCTCCGGCAGCATCGACGCAGCCTCCGGCCACGCGCCCTGCATCAGGGAATCATTCATGTCGTCTCCTTCATCCGATACGCTGCGGCCAGCACGCACAGCACCAGCAGCAGCACGCCGACCAGCAGGTAAGGCAGGCTGGCCCCGCCGCGATACAACAAGGTGCCGAGCATCGGCCCGGCCACCATGCCCAGCCCCTGTGCCGCCGCGACCGTGCCGGCCGCCGCACCCTGTTCGTGCGCCTGCACCGCATCGGCGGCCAACGCCTGGAACGAGGGAAACACGAAGCCCATGCCGAACGCCGCGAGCGCGTAGGCCGCCGGCAACTGCCAGGTCTGCTGCACAGCGGCCACCGAGGCGAAGCCGATGCCGGCGATCAGTGCGCCGAGGATGATCCAGCGCCGGGGATGCACGTCCAGCTTCATCACCAGTCCCTGCGCAAGGATCAGGCCCACACCCACTGCAGTCAGGGCGATGCCGGCCATGCGCGCGCCTGCGGCTGCATCCAGGCCGAAGCGATCGATGGCGAAGAAGCCCACCGTGACCTGCGCGATGGTGACCGACACCATCGCCACGAACGCGGCCATCTGCGGCAGGCGCAGGCGCGGGTCGAGGCGCGACAGCGGCACGCGCTTGCGGCTCTGTGCGGCAGCCACCGGTGGCGTGGCCGGCAGGCGCCACGCCAGCAGGCCCAGCGCGAGCAGCGGCAACAGCGCCGCCACGTACAGCGCCAACGGCAGGTTCTTGTAGGCCAGCCATCCGGCAGCAGCCGGGCCCAGCACCATGCCCAGCGCATTGGCGCTGCCCAGCCGTGCCAGGAACCTGGTGCGCTGGCCCGGTGGGGCCTGGTCTGCGATCAGCGCAGCGGCGGTTGGCGGTACGGCCGCATAGAACAGGCCCACCAGCCCGCGCGCACCTACCAGCACCAGCACCGAGACCAGCACCGGCGGTATCGTCTGCAGCGCGACATCAATGAACACCGCCAACGCGATGTAGACCAGCGTGTAGGCACTCATGGCCAGCACCAGCACGCGCTTGCGGCCGATGCGATCGCTGAGCTGCCCCCAGGGGCGAGCGGCCAGCATCCACAACACCCCCGCGGCCGTGACCGATAGACCGGCATGCCATTCAGACAGGCCCAGCAGGCGGACCACCGGGCCGATGACGGCGACGAAGGACATCATCGCCATGGTGCCGATCAGGGCAGCCAACACCAGCGCCGGCAAGCCGGGAACCACGGGACGTGCATGCATGGAACACCAACCGTAACCAAGGAGGGAACGCCGGGCGCATCCGCACCCCGCGCGACGTCGCCCGATCAGGCGGCGACGCCATCCTTAAATGATAACGGCTCGCATTTGCATTTGATACCCATTCGCTTAACGGACATGCACCTGCGGACGCATCACTGCCCTGCGCGTACCGACAGGAGGCCGCGACGCTTGAACCACCACTCCAGCGGCAGGGTCACCAGCGGCGGAATCGCGGCCAGCAAGGCCAGCCCCGTTGCCCACCACGGCCAGCGTAGGCGCAGCGCCGCGAACAGGGTGACCGCCACGTAGACCATGAACGCCACGCCATGCAGCGGCCCGAACAGTTTGACCAGCGCGACGTTGGCCTGCGGGCCGTACTTCAGCCACATGCCGGCCAGCAGACCGGCCCAGGTGATGGCCTCGATGAAGGCGACGATCGCGAACAGGCGTCCGGTCGGATGCAGCGGGTTGCGGTGGGTCACGCAAGGCTCCAACAGTGGTATCAAATGCGAATGATACGCAGATGCGAGCGATCCGAATACCGAGGACAGCGCCGGGCCATGCCCGGGCAGAGCTGTGTCCACAAAGGTGGACGCCTACCGGAGCGCATCCGGCAGGATCTGCTCCCCGATCTCACGCAGCACCTCGTCCATCGGCCGGCCGTTGTCGACCAGGTTGAACATCACATGGGCCACGCCCTGCGCATGCACCCGCAACAGGTAGTCGCGCAGGCCATCGCGGCCCACCTTCAGACCCAGCGGCAGTGACTCCGCCGGCGCAGCCGGGTCGGCCTGCAGGTCCAGCAGCATCGACTGCACGAACGGTTTCGGACCGCCGCCGCGCTGGGCCAAGGCCTGCTGCCACAGCCCGATGCGCCCTTCCTGCGCGGTCTCTTCGCGGTGATAGGTCGCCCAGGCTTCTGCTTCGCGCGAGATCCACTGCAGGCTCTGCCGTGCAGTACCGACCACCAGCATCGGAATGCGCCTGGCCGGCGCGGGCAGTACGTCGTATCCGCCGGTTGCCTGCAGCACCGGCGCACGCTCGGAGGGTTCGGGCGACAGCGCCGCACGCAACAGCGACCAGCGTTCGCGGAAGGTCGCTGCCCTGCTTTCCAGATCCTCGCCGAATGCCGCGAACTCCTCAGGCCGATCACCCGAGCCCAGACCCAGCACGAAGCGTCCACCGCTGATCCGGTCCAGGCTCAACGCCGACTTCGCCACCTGCAGCGGTTGCCGCAACGGCAGCACGATCGCCGCAGTGCCGATCACGATGCGTTCGGTCGCCGCGGCCAGCATGCCCAGCCACAGGAACGGATCATCCAGCGCGCTGGCAGTCGCATCCGGTCCCTGCGGCACCATCAACGGCACATCGCGGGTCCACAGCGCGGCGAAACCCAGATCATCGGCCAGCCGCGCGATGCGCCGCGCCTCATGTGGATCGGCCAGGCCGTGTGCGGCCACCGGCGTCATCAGGCCAAGGCTGAGGCCCTGCGTTGGAAACAGGCGGGCATGAGCGGGATTGAAATCGGTCATGCCGCCAGCTTAGCGTGGGGTATTGATGCCGTCCCGCCACAGGAAGTACAGCGCATGACCACGATCCGCCCCGCCCATGTCGATGACCTGCCCGCGATCAGCGCGGTGTGCATGGTGGCGTTCACTGCAGCCGTTGCGCCCATGCTTACCGCCGAGGGCATCGCCACGTTCGGCACGGTGGCCGCAGCCTCCGCGTTCGCCGAGCGGCTGCAGGGCGACAACCACATCCTTGTGGCCGAACAGGCAGGCCAGGTGGTCGGCGTGGTGGAACTGAAGGCCGGCCAGCATCTGGCGATGCTGTTCGTCGCGCCGGAGCTGCAGGGGCAAGGCATCGGTCCTGCCCTGCTGCAGGCGGTGCTGCCGCAGGTGCGTGGCCCGCAGATGACCGTGCGCGCCTCGCTCAACGCGGTGCCCGCCTACGAACACTATGGATTCGTGCTGGATGGTGACGTCGGCCAGTTCAACGGCCTGATCTACCAGCCGCTGGTGTTGACGGTGCCCGCTCCGGTGGGTGCGGACCTGGGTCCGCACTGATCTCCAGCCCACATGCCGTGCTGCACGTGCGACATAAGCAAACTGCATCAGCCAGTACCCCGACCGTTCATACAATGGGGCCATCCCCCTGTCCTTCGAGATGCCGTCGATGCGCGTCGCGCTTTCCCTATTGCTGCTGGCCTCGGCCCTGAGCGCCTGCTCGCCCGCTTCCGCTCCGGTACCAACTGCGCAGGCGGCATCCGCCGCCCCGGCCTCCGCCATCGCCTGGCGCCAGGGCGATGTGGATGATGCCTTCAACGAAGCCGCCGAGAGTGGCAAGCCGGTGCTGCTGTACTGGGGCGCAGTGTGGTGTCCGCCGTGCAACCAGCTCAAGGCCGGGCTGTTCAAGGATCCGGCCTTCATCGCACTGACCGGCAAATTCGTGCCGGTGTACCTGGACGGCGACGAGGAAGGCGCGCAGGCGTGGGGCGAACGCTTCGGCGTGCGCGGCTATCCGACCCTGATCGTGCTCGACCCGCAGCGCAACGAAATCACCCGCGTGGCCGGCGGCAACGACGCGGCCGAACTGACCCGGGCACTGACCGTCGCCGCCAGCCGCCGCAGCGCCGTTGCTGAGACTCTGGCCACCGCACTGGCGACGCCGGCCACGCTTGGCGCCGAAGACTGGCAGGTGCTGGGTGACTACGGCTGGGAGGTGGATGCCAACCGCCTGGCCGGCAAGCGCAGCACGCAGGACGTGCTGCAGCAACTTGCCAAGGCCGCACCCGAACCCGCGCTGCAGCGTCGCTTCGCGCTGCTCGCGTTGGCTACAGCCGAGAAACCGACGACAGCGCCCACCCAGGTACGCGAGCTGTTGCAGGCCGTGCTGGCGCAACCGGCGGAAGTACGTCGCAACCGCGACCTGCTGGGCTATGCCGGCGCCGGGCTGGTCAAGCAGGCCAGCGCCGGTCCGGCCAGCAGCAATGCCCTCGGCCAGCAGCTGCTGGTCGCGCTGGAACGAGCCGATGCCGCGCGTGGCGATCGCGCTGACGATGCCCTGTCACGCGCGCTGACCGAGCTGGCACTGGCCCGCCAGCAGCAGCCCGAAGGTGCGCTGCCGGCAGCCCTGGTTGAGCGGGTAAAGCAGCGCGTGGCCGCCGCCGATGCCGCCGCCACGGACGCGCATGCGCGCCAGGCCACCATCAGCAGTGCCGTCTACGCGCTGCGTCAGGTCGATGACGATGCGGGCGCCGAGGCCTTGCTGCTGGCCGAGCTGAAGCGCAGCGAGCAGCCCTACTACTACATGCCGGAACTGGCCGAACTGGCCGAGCAGCGCGGTGATACCGCCGGCGCCCTGGAGTGGTTGAAGCGTGCCTACGAAGGCGCACAGGGTCCTGCCACGCGCGTGCAATGGGGCGTGCTGTACGTGGAAGGCCTGCTGCGGCTGGCGCCCGACGATGCGCCGCGTATCGAGCAGGCCACCGAGGCGTTGATCGCCGAACTGGACAAGCAGCCCTCCGGCTACCACCAGCGCACGCGTCAGCGCTTCGAACGGCTGGCCGGACAACTGCAGGCGTGGAGCGCCAAGCACAAGGGTGCGGACACGCTGGCGCGGCTGCAGCAGCGGATGCAGGCGGCCTGTGGTGAGCAGGTTGATGGCGCGTGCAAGGATTGGTTGAGCTGAGATATTGAAAGCGCAGGCGGGTCGTTCGCCGCTCCGGCGCTTTTGCTGATATCGATTGCGGCGGCGGGAGGGGCCGGCCGGGACACGCCGTAAACCCCCCTCCGGGGTCCGGCCCAGCCGCTGGCGGCTGCGCGTTCGGGCGCTCGCGAAGCAGTGCTTCGCAAGCAAAGCGCCCTCACCCATGGGGGCTCGATGGCACCATCCATGGCGCCAACGGTCCCGGCCAGCCCCTCCCGCCGCGACCGGACAATTTCCTGCGGGCGCAGACGGCGCATCACCACGCCGGTGAGGGTTCGAAAAGCGGTTGCTGCTTGACCTCAACCAATGTTGAGGTGCGATAACAGTCTCCCCACGGCCACACCCCTGGCCTTCCCCACGGAGACTGTCTCGATGCCGTACTCGCTTCCCGCCCTCCCCTATGCCTACGGCGCCCTCGAACCGCACTTCGATGCGCGCACGATGGAAATCCACCACAGCAAGCACCACCAGGCCTACGTCAACAACCTCAATGCCGCGCTGGAACAGGCCGGCCTACCGGCGCAGCCGGTGGAGACCCTGATCGCCGATCTGGATGCCCTGCCCGAATCGAT contains these protein-coding regions:
- a CDS encoding amino acid adenylation domain-containing protein, whose protein sequence is MNGSPLPLTEAQAGLWFAQRLAPENPAFNTAHAVWIEGPLDVVAFTAAANQAAAEAEALALRFAEAEDGQPVQWHESTRVPSLQLRDVAAAADPQQTARAAMQADRSSVVDPTRDRLSQQVLFNLGGQRWAWYLRVHHLATDGYGMALFTDRVCALYAGRTGSALPALAGVLADDASYRSDARRDADRQWWLQALQGAPASTGLAGTAAASDDAVRWVQPVDRVLRERLLQVSASWLQPWPDVLAALAAEYVRRMSASGEVVLGVPYMARLGSVAARVPAMVMNVLPLRVAGGGDSVEEFCRRIGRQLSQGRKHGRYRGEQLRRDLGLVGAQHRLHGPLINVQPFYKPLALPGVQASLEVLSTGPVDDLTLGFRGDGQTLLDLEIEANPALYDLHEVKAHARRLLHFVSAALQAEDIAAVPLATPEESKQVLHGFNATAHPLPDTTLVELLQQGMDRDPSAPALVFGDTTLDHATLEARSFALAAQLRSLGVGAGTIVAVALPRSLELVVALLAVLRAGGAYLPLDLAHPAERLARILASAQPVCVLAEPDVQSWLADVPVLPPEQWTDVSFAAPWPGPMGDDAAYVIYTSGSTGEPKGVVIEHRAIVNRLLWMREHYDIGADDRILQKTPATFDVSVWEFFLPLLCGATLVLAGPDAHRDPTELARLIRVHGVTTAHFVPSMLDAFLAAPASQDLQLRRVFTSGEALDAALRDRFHARLQSELHNLYGPTEAAVDVSWWPASADDRSRPVPIGFPVWNTRLYVLDARMQPVPVGVAGDLYLGGVQLARGYLGRDDLTAERFLADPFLPGERIYRTGDVARWRADGAVEYLGRSDHQVKLRGLRIELGEIEAALRELPGIDRVEVLLRDDLPGEARLVAYVPSTYADAAVLRSHLLTRVPDYMVPSAFMGVDQWPVTANGKLDRAALPKPPQQEVAGQAPRTPLEQELAGLFAQALGREAPVAVDVDFFSLGGDSLSAVHLLLAIEQRWRCELGLGALFAQPTVAALAARIAEPPAHADHALGPVIALSASDEPTVAPLFVLHPAGGIAWNYRALARALQPMRAVYGLQSPALDPTQPLPGSIEAMANDYVQRVITLQPQGPIHLLGWSVGGILAQAMAVRLHDIGREVGELVLLDAYPSECWRAEPEPDPIAALRALLAIAGHDPDAHPELDDRARILAFLRRGGSALGSLPEVVLDGVVRAVTGTNRLIREHQHRPFVGTLAHVRAGRDHQARPQLQSALWKAHALQVDAIELPFLHAELTGRDAVALLAPWLSARLQQWDRQQENATCS
- a CDS encoding phosphopantetheine-binding protein, translated to MNATTEALTLERMRADVARVLDCQAADIGDDDNLIDLDLDSMRMLGLVLAWGNTGLPLEFSQLAEHTTLRQWWAVVQQLQASQTA
- a CDS encoding isochorismatase family protein; its protein translation is MALPRIAPYSLPTAAELPQARGAWRPQRDRVALLVHDMQRYFLAAFDAGNAPLRPAVDNIARLLGHCRTHGIPVFYTAQHGDQDRRDRGLQADLWGPGMGRRADHEPIIDALAPAPGEHVLVKHRYSAFQRSNLETLMRVRGRDQLLITGVYAHIGCTATAVEAFQRDIEAFIAADAVADFSRADHDQALHWIARTCGVPMTTDQLLEAL
- a CDS encoding (2,3-dihydroxybenzoyl)adenylate synthase translates to MTPSVVDSRLPLQQRWPEALVARYRAAGHWRGETFPGFLRERAERHADDIAVVAGDVRLSYAQLWHEAGRIGAGLLALGLQPGERVLVQLGNTASFISTICALFRAGLVPVYALPAHRITELAHFARKAEASAYISTDVHEGFDHRGLARALQADVPAVRHVLIDGDAAEFVALDSLQGDRSQLPADPDPQSVAFLQISGGSTGLSKLIPRTHDDYIYSFRASNEICGIDRDSVYLVALPAAHNFPMSSPGFFGALYAGARVVLSPGPGPDAAFPLIAREKVTCCGLVPPLALLWAQAAATSKHDLSSLQVLQVGGAKLVPEAARRVIDGLGCTLQQVFGMAEGLVNYTRLDDPQELIVACQGRPISVDDEVRVVDDHDNPVAEGEVGHLLTRGPYTIRGYHNDAAANARSFTDDGFYRTGDRVQQLPGGYLVVQGRAGDHINRAGEKISAEEIEDHLLAHGSVFDAAVVSIPDDYLGERSCAFVIQQGEAIKAPALKAWMRGRGLAAFKVPDQIVFVDSFDTTAVGKISRRELRAQLRARHLQQTGGTR